In one Methanobacterium sp. genomic region, the following are encoded:
- a CDS encoding GtrA family protein produces MKIKDKSEIKNLTRELLKHPTSSTKIQFFRYVFVGGAAFIVDFLSLFILTDYFGIYYITSAAIAFILGLITNYLFSISWVFDQRNINNKTIEFSIFAVIGVIGLVLNELFIWFFTSELGFYYLISKIITAIIILFWNFFARKITLFRAG; encoded by the coding sequence ATGAAAATTAAAGATAAATCAGAAATAAAAAATTTGACAAGGGAATTATTGAAACATCCAACCAGCAGCACAAAAATTCAATTCTTTAGATATGTATTTGTGGGGGGAGCTGCATTTATTGTGGATTTTCTTTCATTATTCATATTAACAGATTATTTTGGAATTTATTACATCACATCTGCAGCTATTGCATTTATTTTAGGTCTGATTACTAACTATTTATTTAGTATTAGTTGGGTTTTTGATCAACGCAATATTAATAATAAAACCATTGAATTTAGTATTTTTGCAGTTATCGGTGTTATAGGCTTGGTTTTAAATGAACTATTCATATGGTTTTTCACATCAGAATTAGGTTTTTATTACTTGATTTCAAAAATAATAACAGCAATAATAATACTGTTTTGGAATTTTTTTGCTAGAAAAATCACTTTATTTAGAGCAGGTTGA